The genomic stretch AACGTTCGGTAATCCGACAATACCTGCTGTTAAAGCCATGTAATCTTCCACTCCTTAAGTGTCCTGACCAGCTTTGATCGGACAACTGGTCATAATAAATCTGTTTACTGAACACTCCGCCCAGAGTTAGGGAAGATGGGGCAGCACCGGTAACTGACTTGTGTTCAGCATGCCAGACAGCCGTTGCTTTGTCCAAGTAAACATACGTAATTCTAGAGTACACTATTCTGCCTAAAACAGCAAAAATATCTAGCAATTTTAGCCTTATTAACTCATTTACAAACAAGAAAGTTGATTTTAAATCAAAAAACAGAAAGCTTGTCCACTACCAGGTCGGACAGGCTCTCTGTTTCACGTGAAACATGTACTAGTTTGTCGTTTCTTCTTCTGCATGTTCTAAAACTTTTTTTAGCTTTGTCTCAAACTTCCTCCGAGGAACAAGCACGCTGTGACCACAGCCCTCACACTTGATTCGAATGTCCATTCCAAGGCGAATAATCTTCCAACGGTTCTCCCCGCAAGGATGAGCTTTTTTCATTTGTACGATGTCATTTAACTGGTAGACCTTATCACTCATGAGCTTCCCCCCTCATTGCACTTTCTGCCATAAGATCTGCTGCCTCTTGTTTATTATACATGACCAATCTTGGAGCCGGAATACTAATATTTCGCTGTAACAGTCTTGTTTTTATACGGTTTCTAGCTACCCTCGCCACACCAAAGTGTTCCATTGGCAGCGTCTCAATTATTGCACGCATAACGATATGAGAAGTTGATAATGTCTCAACACCAAGTAATTCTGGCGTTGATTGAATTTCCGGAAAATCAGCCGGCATTTCCAGCAGCACCTGCATGATGACTTCTTCTGCTACGTGTAGATCCGCTTCATATGGAATATTGATATCTAGTACCGCCAAACTATTATGCACAGAGAAATTTGTTACTTGTGTAATATTACCGTTCGGAATAATATGCAATTCTCCTGTCCAATTTCGTATCTTACAAGTACGCAGTCCTATCTCTTCTACGTCGCCGCGCACGCCAGCTGTCTGGACATTGTCGCCTACCGAAAATTGATTCTCAAATATAATAAAGAACCCGCTAATAACATCCTTTACTAAGTTTTGCGCTCCAAAACCAATCGCGAGGCCGGCAACTCCAGCGCTTGCAATTAAGGCGCCAATATTCAAACCTAATTGAGACAGCACCATGACGACAGCAGTGAAATACACAACGTAAGTAAGTACATTTTGAATGAGCTTTCTCAATGTATTTTCTCGCCGTTCCGATACAATTGGAGACTTGATTTTTGCTTTTTCACGAATTGAATTATGAAATGTTCTATCAACAATATTGTTACCTACCCGCACGACAATCATAGACAATATGATGATCATTATGATCTTAAAAGCAGCTAAGCCGATGGTTGTCCAGAGTTCAGCACTTGTCAAATAGTCATATATGGTTGTCCACTGCTCCTCTACATTCATGATCTGTTTCTCCTCAATAGTGTTTTCTTTTTATAGTATCAAAATTCTATTTCATTTTGTAATAATTTAATAGTGGATATACGAGGATTGCAGAAAGCAGGTAAAGATTAGCGAAACCGAATAACGGGTACATAAAAGCTATCAAGTCTGCGAAGCCAAGCTGTGTCAGCGGCAGCATAACGAAGACAAGAATAGCGGCTTGTATCCACAATGGTCCCTTAAAATTCTTCCGAAAGCGCGATACGATACCTAGTATTCCTGATACAGCAGATGTGTAGATGGCTAACCACAAGACAATACTAATGGCAATAAACACAAGGGAAGGGTAGTTTTTCAAGATATAAAACAAAGGGATATCATAATGAGGAATTGCATGACTGATATGCATTAAATCATTATTATACAAGTACGTAAGCGCACCTATAATAAGTCCGCTGCCAATACTTGCAATCCATAGCTCTCCTTTTGTCTTCATCTGGCTGCCAATTGCGCCAATAATGGCAACGACGGGCAAAATATTTAATGCAGTAAACGGGAAAGCAGCTCGCCAATTTGTTTGCACACGCCAATCATGAAGCAAGTTAATTTGTTCATGTTTTGTATAGATGATTAGCACGAGAACAAGCCCTCCAACTAAAAGCGGCAGGATATAGCTATTCATCGATACCACGCCTTTTACATTCGTGGTGAAGATTAAGATGATCATCACAGCAATAAATAAGATACCAAGCCAATTCGGAATCTGATACATCGTGCCTGTGGCTCCTCCAGCAGCAATCATCACTACTGTCACGGTAAACAAATAAAACACAATTAAAACATCATACACAGCAGCTAATCTCTTACCAATCAGTCGTTCCAGCACTGGAATGTAATGCACACTTTTTTCCTTATAACTGATATGCAGAATTACTTGGCTGCATAACGTGAACAGAATTGTAAAGATGACAATAGCCAGTCCGCTTCCAAAACCAAAAAATTGCCAAATTTCTCTTCCAGAAGCGTATCCTGCACCGATTAAAGTTGCCAATATTAGAAACATCCATTTTAGACCTGCAGCCCACATCACAGTCCCTCCAATTTTTAACTGACCACGTATAGAAAAAGCAGAAAAGCTATATACTATTACCAATATGTGTATGGAGGATAAGCTATGAGCCTGAAAAGAATATTTACGAAAAAAAAGGAGTTCCGCTGCGACTATCAAGATCCCCTTCTTATGAGTAAAGCTTATGAAACAATCAGCTCATGGATTCCTGATGATCGTGAGATTGTTGTGATTTGCATCGGGACAGATCGTTCAACTGGAGATGCACTAGGACCAATTATTGGTTCCTTCCTGACAGAAAAACCGCTTAGCAGACTTCATGTGTACGGCACACTAGAATCTCCTGTCCATGCTGTTAATCTTGTGGAACGTCTGCAGCTAATAGAGAAAAGACATCCAAATGCGTTCATCATTGCAATTGACGCTTGTTTAGGCAGAACTACATCAATAGGATCCATTATTGTTTCTCCTACTCCACTGCGTCCAGGGGCTGCCTTGAAGAAGAACCTTCCAGCTGTTGGAGATGCACAAATTACCGGTATTGTGAATGCCAGTGGCGACATGGAATACTTTGTCCTGCAAAACACACGTCTGCATCTCGTTATGCAGCTTGCTTATAAGATCAGTGCTTTATTGTTAGCTGTTGACCACAGACAGGTACCTATCCTATCTCCCGACAAAACTGCTGCCGAACATTGATACGTTTCACGTGAAACATACAAAAAAAGCCAAGAGAAACTTGCTTCTTCTCTTGGCTTTATCTATTCAGCACGTTTAAAATCCGTTCTAAATCTTCATCAGAAAAGAACTGGATTTCAATTTTACCTTTTCGCTTACCGCGGTGAATCGTCACATCTGTTCCAAATTGATTGCGAAGCTGTGATTCAGTTTGAACAAGGAAGATATCCTTCACTGATTTTTTCTTGTCTGTTTCAGACACATTATTGTTCAGCTTCATAATCAATTGTTCTACCTGCCGAACATTCAATGATTCAGTTCTTATTTTCTCTACTAACGGCTGCAATTTATTCTTATCTTTCAGCCCTAATATAGCTCGTCCATGCCCCATCGATAACTCTCCCTGATTGATCAAATCACTAATAGCAGGAGGCAGGGACAGCAAACGGACGAGATTAGCAATATGAGATCGGCTTTTCCCTAATCGCTTTGCTAAAGTCTCTTGTGTAATATCTAATTCATTCATTAGATTGAAATAAGCTTGGGCTTCCTCAATTGGAGTAAGATCTTCCCGTTGAAGATTTTCCAAAAGGGCAAGCTCCATCATCTTTTCGTCATCCAATGATTTAATAATCGCTGGAACTTTTTTCATTCCTGCTGCTTTAGCAGCACGAAATCGTCTTTCACCAGCTACAATCTCATAGCCTTTAATACTCTTGCGCACAATTAGCGGCTGCAGAATACCGTATTCTTGTATGGATTGCTTTAATTCTTCAATGGCTTCGGCTGCAAAGACTTTGCGCGGCTGATACGGATTTGCTCGGCAATCACTGATTGTAATTTCCTGAATTTGATCTTCTTCCTTCATTTCTAATTCCGGAAAGAAAGCATTAAGACCTTTCCCCAACCCTTTGGCCATGCGCCATCACTTCCTTTGCTAAATCTAAATAAACCTCTGCTCCACGTGACTTCGGATCGTAAATAATGATCGGCTGACCATGACTAGGCGCTTCTCCCAGCCTTACATTTCTTGGAATAATCGATTGATATACTTTATCTTGAAAATATTTCTTAACTTCTTCAATGACTTGAAGTCCTAAGTTTGTACGTGCATCGAGCATTGTCAGCAGGACGCCTTCTATCATCAAGTGTTTGTTCAAATGCTTTTGTACGAGACGAATGGTATTCAATAACTGACTAAGCCCTTCCAAAGCATAATACTCACATTGAACTGGTATGAGCACTGTATCGGCTGCTGTTAATGCATTCAATGTCAGCAACCCTAAGGAAGGCGGACAATCGATAATGACGTAATCATAGTTATCTTTCACACTATCAATTGCTTTTTTCAGACGAACTTCTCTTGAGATTGTCGGCACTAGCTCAATCTCGGCACCAGCAAGCTGAATCGTTGCTGGTATAACATCCAAATAGTCAACTGCAGTCGGTACAAGTACTTTTTCTGCTTCTAAATCTTCAACAAGGACGTTATACACACAATTTTCGACATCTGCTTTGTTTACACCAACACCGCTAGTAGCATTCCCTTGCGGATCAATGTCTACAAGCAATACTTTATTACCTAAAAAAGCCAGGCAAGCACTCAAATTGACGCTGGAAGTTGTTTTTCCAACACCGCCCTTTTGATTTGCTATTGCGATTACTTTGCCCAATGGTGTCACCTACCTCAAACTCAATACGTTTATTTTATCACTTTTTCACCTAAACCAACGGATAAATTCATAGATTTAAAAAAGTTGCTCACTTTTCCTATATAAAATCCCATCTTGCAGTAAGATGGGATCCTATGAAGGCGTACATATAGTTAAGATTTTTTCGGTATCTTAATTGTTATTTGATAATAATCGTCCAAGTCTTCTTCTTCTGTCTCCAAATTGATACCAGTATCAGAAACCATAGACAGCGACTGACGTATTGTGTTCATGGCGATGCGCATATCTTTGTTGACACCCTTCATTTTCGGCCGTTTCTTTTTCGGCGGTGCATGGACCATGCGGACGATACGTGCCTCTGTTTCTTTTACATTCAGTTCTTTTTCGATAATCTCCTGCAGTATAATTTCCTGCTTCTCTGCATCTTTTAATACAATGAGTGCGCGAGCATGCCGCTCTGTTATCTTCTTCTCTAACAGAGCTGTTTGTACTACATCAGGTAATTTCAACAATCGCATCTTATTCGCGATTGTTGATTGGCTTTTTCCAAGCCGCTGTGCCAATGCTTCCTGTGTTAAAGAATGCAGTTCCAGCAGACGCTCATATGCAAGAGCTTCTTCGATGACTGTCAATTCTTCTCGCTGTAAGTTCTCAATCAGTGCTACAGATGCCGTTTCTGTATCTGACATCTCACGGATGATGGCAGGTACAGTTTCCCACTCCAGCGACGTTACCGCACGCCAGCGTCGTTCTCCAGCAATTAACTCATATCCGCCCTCTGCTATTTTCCGCACGACAATTGGCTGAATAATACCATGTGTACGAATAGTCTGGGCCAATTCTTTGATTTTCTCTTCCTGGAAAACCGTTCTTGGCTGGTATTGGTTCGGAACAATGTCCTGTACCGGCAGGTTCATTACTTCATCCTGATGCACATCGTTCTCCGTTTCCGCTGAATCCGATTTATCACCTAGCCCAAAAATACGGCTGAAAGGGTGTAACATCCTCAGACACCACCTTTTTTACAATCCTAATCTAGCAAGCAGGTACATAAGGAATAGTAAATGTTTCACGTGAAACACGTATAAAAAGGCGCAGCAGTTCTCTTTAGAAGCTGCTGCGCTTGCATAAGCCGAGCCAGTTCCTTATCTACTATTTTAGCATAGATTGGTTGAGAATGGTAAGCTTGTATGGTACTTCATCTACTAATTTTCTTTTCCTTATTCGATTGGTTCACGATTCGGAACACCGGCTTTTCGCGGGTATTTCTTTGGTGTTTTTCGACGCTTAGCGATGACAGCGATATTCCGCTCCCCGCCCTCTTCCGGCAAATCAAATGTGAAGCTTTCCACCAATTCACCACCAAGCAGCTGGATAGCAGATGCAGCATCTTGCAGTTCCGCTTCCATATTCGGCCCTTTCATCGCAATGAAATGTCCCTTTGTTCGGCAAAGCGGCAGACAAAGTTCACTAAGGACAGACATCCTAGCCACAGCTCGAGCTGTTACTAAATCAAATGATTCCCGGAAGCTATCATTTTTCCCGAAATTCTCTGCTCGGTCGTGATAAAAAGCGACATTTGTTAATCCAAGCTTCGTCGCTAGCTCATTCAGAAAAGTAATTCGTTTCTTCAGCGAGTCGACAATTGTTACCTTCAGGTCTGGATAGATAATCTTTAGTGGAATACTTGGGAAACCGGCACCGGCACCTACATCACAAATACTTTCATCCCCTTTAAAATCAAAGAAGAAAGCTGCAGATATAGAGTCATAAAAGTGTTTCAAATACACTTCGCCTTTTTCCGTAATAGCCGTTAAATTCATTTTTTCATTCCACTCTACTAATAGAAGAAAATAGTCTTCTAACTGCTGCTTCTGCCGGTCAGATAGTGTGATTCCTTGCTGTTCCAATTGTTGTAGAAAATCTGTTTGGTTCATCCTGTACCTCTTTTCGACGGATTATTGGTTTGCTGCTTTTGCAGGGCCACCTTGTTCGATATAAACGAGCAGGATGGACACATCAGCTGGATTAACACCGGAAATACGAGAAGCTTGACCAACAGACAACGGACGAACTTCTTGCAGCTTCTGACGTGCTTCAGTGGCAAGTCCACTAACATCATCATAATTGATGATATCTGGAATTTTCTTGTTTTCCATGCGTTTCATACGGTCTACCTGCTGCATGGATTTAGCAATATATCCTTCATATTTCGTTTGAATTTCAACTTGCTCTTTTACGTCAGCTGGCAGTTCTTTATCAGCTGGCACAATTTTTTCCAGCAAGCTGTACTTGATTTCCGGACGTTTTAACAAATCTGAAGCGCGCTGTGCTTCTTTCATGACAGATCCTACTTCTTCCATCAGCTCCAGCACATGCGGTTCTGTTTTGATAATAATTCCTTCCAAGCGTTTGCGTTCTTCTTCAATCAAGCGTTTCTTCTCTTGGAAGCGCTCATAGCGTTCCTCACTAATTGTACCGATTTGATGACCTATTTCAGTCAAACGCATATCGGCATTATCATGACGAAGCAGCAAGCGGTATTCCGCACGTGATGTAAGCAAACGGTAAGGTTCATTTGTTCCTTTCGTTACCAAGTCATCAATTAGAACACCAATGTATGCTTGGGAGCGGTCAAGGATAACAGGATCTTTTCCAAGTGCTTTCGCAGCAGCGTTGATTCCCGCCATGATACCTTGGCCCGAAGCTTCTTCGTAGCCGGACGTACCGTTAATTTGACCGGCTGTATAAAGGCCGGCGATTTTCTTCGTTTCCAATGTTGGCCAAAGCTGCGTTGGTACCATTGCATCATACTCAATGGCATAGCCGGCACGCATAATTTCTGCGTTTTCCAGTCCCGGGATAGTTTGCAGCATGTCTTTTTGGACATATTCAGGTAAGGAAGTCGACAATCCTTGCACATATACTTCTTCTGTATTGCGTCCTTCAGGCTCCAAGAAGATTTGGTGGCGCGGTTTATCGTTGAAACGCACAACTTTATCTTCGATGGATGGACAGTAACGCGGGCCCGTACCTTTGATCATACCGGAATACATTGCAGACAATCCTAGGTTCTCGTTAATAATGTTGTGTGTAAATTCATTTGTATACGTCAGCCAGCAAGGAATTTGGTCGGTAATGAATTCTGTTGTTTCATAAGAGAATGCCAAAGGCTCATCATCACCTGGCTGAATCTCTGTTTTGGAATAGTCGATAGATCTGCTGTTAACACGTGGTGGTGTACCTGTTTTAAAGCGAACCATTTCAAAACCAAGTTCTTCTAAGTGCTCAGATAATGTAACGGATGCACGCTGGTTATTCGGACCGCTCTCATAAGATACATCGCCGATGATTACACGGCCACGCATAAATGTTCCGGTTGTAATAACAACTGTTTTCGCGTAGTAAGCTGCCCCTGTTTCGGTAATCACACCTTTGCAGACGTCGTTTTCCACAATCAGACGCTCTACCATCCCTTGACGCAATGTCAGGTTTTCCTGACTTTCCAGTTGTTTTTTCATTTCTGTAATATACAGCGGTTTATCCGCTTGTGCACGCAACGCTCGAACAGCAGGGCCTTTTCCTGTGTTAAGCATGCGCATTTGAATGTGTGTTTTATCAATTACTTTTCCCATTACGCCGCCAAGTGCATCTATTTCACGCACGACAACACCTTTTGCAGGGCCGCCGACGGATGGATTACACGGCATGAATCCTGTCATGTCAAGGTTCATAGACAGCATTAGAGTGTTTGCACCCATTTTTGCTGCACCAATACCAGCTTCACAGCCAGCATGTCCTGCACCTATGACGATGACATCGTAATGTCCGGCATCGTATGTCATGTTCATTCTCTCCTTTTTTATTTACCTAAACAAAACTGTGAAAACAGCTGATCAATTAAACTTTCATGCACGGTATCCCCGATAATTTCACCGAGCAATTCCCATGTGCGTGTTACATCTATTTGGACAATATCCATCGGCATTTGCATTTCAATGCCATTCATTGCTTCCTGCAGCGAAGATAATGCTTGCTTGAGCAATTGAATATGCCGTACGTTCGATATATAACTCAAGTCGCCGCCATCAATTTCTCCTGCAAAGAAGGTATCTTTGATGGCTAGCTCCAATTCATCAATTCCCTTTTCCTCTATAAGCGCTGTTGTGATGACAGGACGGTCTCCTGCCAGCTTTTGCACTTCTTCCAAATCGATTCTCTGCGCAAGGTCTGTCTTGTTTACAATAACAATGACATCAAGTCCTTTAACAGCTTCGAATAAATGTCGATCTTCATCAGAGATGTCTTCACCATTATTCAGCACAAGTAAAATAAGATCACTTTGCTTCAATACTTGGCGAGAGCGCTCTACACCAATTCTTTCGACGATATCTTCTGTTTCCCGAATACCTGCTGTATCCACAAGCTTTAATGGAACACCACGTACATTGACATATTCTTCGATTACGTCTCGCGTAGTTCCTGCAATTTCTGTGACAATCGCCTTATTTTCGTGCACAAGTGCATTCATCAAGGAAGATTTTCCTACATTCGGACGGCCAATAATCGCAGTAGCCAGACCTTCACGCAAGATCTTGCCTTGCTTCGCCATCTCCAGCAGTTTCTCAATTTCTTTATACACATATTGTGTTTTCTCAATCATCATATTGTGCGACATCTCTTCTACATCATCGTACTCTGGATAATCAATATTCACTTCTACGTGTGCTACCGTCTCCAGCAGTTCCTGACGCAGCTGCTGAATGAGTCGGGAAAGTCTGCCATCCATTTGTTTTAGTGCCACATTCATCGCTCTGTCCGTCTTCGCGCGAATAAGATCCATAACAGCTTCTGCCTGGGACAAATCAATCCGGCCATTTAAGAACGCACGTTTTGTAAATTCTCCTGGTTCTGCCAGGCGTGCTCCTTCTTGCAACGCAAGCTCTAGTACACGATTAACAGAAACAAGACCACCGTGACAGTTTATCTCCACAACGTCTTCCCGCGTAAACGTTTTTGGAGCTTTCATAACAGAGACCATTACTTCTTCTGCAACTTCCCCAGTTACAGGGTCAATCAGCTTGCCATAATGAATGGTATGGCTAGGCACAGTCTTCAATGCCTTACCATCAAAAAGCTTTGCAGCAATTTCTACTGCTTCTGGCCCGCTTAGCCGCACAATGGCAATTGCCCCCTCTCCAACTGGAGTTGAGATAGCTGCAATTGTTTCATGCTGCATGCTTTTCACCTCTTTCTATTATTGTTCAGTTCATCTATTTATCCACAGTTTAATCCTGTGTTTGTGTTTATACTCACTAACTTATAAGAATAGCACATTTGTCTATTAAAAAGAAAGATATCCACAACAAAAAATACACTTACTAGGTTGTCAAAAATTGTCCACATGTGAATAAAGCACACAAAAATAAGCCTTGGCTATTGCCAAGACTTATTCTGTGATGGTTGGATAATGAGATAGCGATTAGGTTCTTTCCCTTTCGAATCTGTCTCAACATTCTGTTGTTTCTGCAGCACAGCATGGATGATCTTCCGTTCGCTCGCCGGCATTGGTTCCAGAGGTATCGCTTTTTGCAGCGCTAATGCCTTACTGGCAGCATTCACTGCTAGCTTTTCAAGCGTTTCCCGTCTTTTTGACCGATATCCTTCCGCATCGACGGTAACTGTAACATGATATGCTTTTTGCTGGTGCAGATATTGTTCGACGAGTTGCTCCAGTGCATTAAGCGTCTGTCCTCGTTTCCCAATTAATGTACCGAGATTTTCTCCGCTAAGCGTAAACATCACATGCTTTTTCTTTCGGTTGGTGATCTCCACCTGGACATTCGGCTGCAGGTGACCGATCACACTTTCCAAATAGGTTTTTGCTGCTTTCATAACATCTGTTTTTATCGCGACTTTTACTACAGCCGGTTTGGCACCGAATAAACGAAGAAAACCTTTGCTTCCTTCATCAATGATGGTTACTTCAACATCTTCTTTGGCAGCATGCAGCTGCTGAAGTGCCGATTGAATGGCATCATCTACGGTTTTACCGCGAGCAGTGAGCTGTTTCATTACTTTTTGCCATCAGCTTGCTGCTTGTTCCCCGCCATCATTGGTTTGTTAATCAATAATGTTTGGGCCACCATAAAGATGTTACCAACTACCCAGTACAATGCTAGAGCAGAAGGCAGGAACAAGGCAAAAACAGTAATCATAACTGGCATGATATAAAGCATCATTGTCATTTGCGGATTAGCCGCCATCGCTGTATTCCCAGCCATCATTAACTTCTGCTGCAAGAATGTTGCTAACCCTGCAACAATTGGCAAGATGAAGTATGGATCGGGCTGGCCTAGCTGCACCCATAAGAAATCATGTTCTTTAATTGCTTCCGTTCTGCTGATTGCTTGATAGAACGCAAGTAAAATTGGCATTTGAACGATGATTGGCAGACAGCCCGCCAGCGGGTTAACACCATGACGCTGGAATAGCTGCATCGTTTCCTGCTGAAGTTTTTGTTGTGTGTTTGCATCTTTGGAACTGTATTTCTTTTGCAGCTCTTTTAATTCCGGCTGAATCTCCTGCATCGAACGGGAGCTTTTCAGCTGTTTAATATTAAGCGGCAGCAATATTAGGCGGATAATCACCGTTACAATGATAATTCCTAAGCCATAGTTTTCATTGAACAATTCAGCAAAGTAGCGAATTACTTCGGATAAAGGAAAAATTGCATATTTATTCCAAAATCCAGTGCTTTCCGATGTGATCGGCTCCGAGTTCGGCGCACAACCTGCCAAGGCTGCGACAAGCAGCACGAGCGCTAACGCTAATATACCTTTTTTACGCACCATGTTTCCTCCTTAACTTCCTTACATAAGACTCTCTCTATTCTGTATCTTTATTATGGTTTTTCGTCTGCTTCAGAAGACGCGGTTTCCACAACACGTGGATCAAGCTTTTTTTCAGCTCATGGTATGACATATCTTTTGCTGGCTGTCTCGCAATGACAATATAATCATAGCCGCCAGCCACCTGCTCGTCCAATTCATGGAAAGCCTGTCTTAAATAGCGCTTTATCTTGTTACGCATAACAGCGTTTCCAAGTTTTTTACTGACAGACAGACCAATACGGAAATGCGCATCTCCGTTATCCTGCTTCTTATAATATAGAACGA from Terribacillus sp. DMT04 encodes the following:
- the jag gene encoding RNA-binding cell elongation regulator Jag/EloR, producing the protein MKQLTARGKTVDDAIQSALQQLHAAKEDVEVTIIDEGSKGFLRLFGAKPAVVKVAIKTDVMKAAKTYLESVIGHLQPNVQVEITNRKKKHVMFTLSGENLGTLIGKRGQTLNALEQLVEQYLHQQKAYHVTVTVDAEGYRSKRRETLEKLAVNAASKALALQKAIPLEPMPASERKIIHAVLQKQQNVETDSKGKEPNRYLIIQPSQNKSWQ
- the rsmG gene encoding 16S rRNA (guanine(527)-N(7))-methyltransferase RsmG, with protein sequence MNQTDFLQQLEQQGITLSDRQKQQLEDYFLLLVEWNEKMNLTAITEKGEVYLKHFYDSISAAFFFDFKGDESICDVGAGAGFPSIPLKIIYPDLKVTIVDSLKKRITFLNELATKLGLTNVAFYHDRAENFGKNDSFRESFDLVTARAVARMSVLSELCLPLCRTKGHFIAMKGPNMEAELQDAASAIQLLGGELVESFTFDLPEEGGERNIAVIAKRRKTPKKYPRKAGVPNREPIE
- the yyaC gene encoding spore protease YyaC; protein product: MSLKRIFTKKKEFRCDYQDPLLMSKAYETISSWIPDDREIVVICIGTDRSTGDALGPIIGSFLTEKPLSRLHVYGTLESPVHAVNLVERLQLIEKRHPNAFIIAIDACLGRTTSIGSIIVSPTPLRPGAALKKNLPAVGDAQITGIVNASGDMEYFVLQNTRLHLVMQLAYKISALLLAVDHRQVPILSPDKTAAEH
- a CDS encoding ParB/RepB/Spo0J family partition protein, whose amino-acid sequence is MAKGLGKGLNAFFPELEMKEEDQIQEITISDCRANPYQPRKVFAAEAIEELKQSIQEYGILQPLIVRKSIKGYEIVAGERRFRAAKAAGMKKVPAIIKSLDDEKMMELALLENLQREDLTPIEEAQAYFNLMNELDITQETLAKRLGKSRSHIANLVRLLSLPPAISDLINQGELSMGHGRAILGLKDKNKLQPLVEKIRTESLNVRQVEQLIMKLNNNVSETDKKKSVKDIFLVQTESQLRNQFGTDVTIHRGKRKGKIEIQFFSDEDLERILNVLNR
- the mnmG gene encoding tRNA uridine-5-carboxymethylaminomethyl(34) synthesis enzyme MnmG; translated protein: MTYDAGHYDVIVIGAGHAGCEAGIGAAKMGANTLMLSMNLDMTGFMPCNPSVGGPAKGVVVREIDALGGVMGKVIDKTHIQMRMLNTGKGPAVRALRAQADKPLYITEMKKQLESQENLTLRQGMVERLIVENDVCKGVITETGAAYYAKTVVITTGTFMRGRVIIGDVSYESGPNNQRASVTLSEHLEELGFEMVRFKTGTPPRVNSRSIDYSKTEIQPGDDEPLAFSYETTEFITDQIPCWLTYTNEFTHNIINENLGLSAMYSGMIKGTGPRYCPSIEDKVVRFNDKPRHQIFLEPEGRNTEEVYVQGLSTSLPEYVQKDMLQTIPGLENAEIMRAGYAIEYDAMVPTQLWPTLETKKIAGLYTAGQINGTSGYEEASGQGIMAGINAAAKALGKDPVILDRSQAYIGVLIDDLVTKGTNEPYRLLTSRAEYRLLLRHDNADMRLTEIGHQIGTISEERYERFQEKKRLIEEERKRLEGIIIKTEPHVLELMEEVGSVMKEAQRASDLLKRPEIKYSLLEKIVPADKELPADVKEQVEIQTKYEGYIAKSMQQVDRMKRMENKKIPDIINYDDVSGLATEARQKLQEVRPLSVGQASRISGVNPADVSILLVYIEQGGPAKAANQ
- the noc gene encoding nucleoid occlusion protein, producing the protein MLHPFSRIFGLGDKSDSAETENDVHQDEVMNLPVQDIVPNQYQPRTVFQEEKIKELAQTIRTHGIIQPIVVRKIAEGGYELIAGERRWRAVTSLEWETVPAIIREMSDTETASVALIENLQREELTVIEEALAYERLLELHSLTQEALAQRLGKSQSTIANKMRLLKLPDVVQTALLEKKITERHARALIVLKDAEKQEIILQEIIEKELNVKETEARIVRMVHAPPKKKRPKMKGVNKDMRIAMNTIRQSLSMVSDTGINLETEEEDLDDYYQITIKIPKKS
- a CDS encoding DUF951 domain-containing protein, producing MSDKVYQLNDIVQMKKAHPCGENRWKIIRLGMDIRIKCEGCGHSVLVPRRKFETKLKKVLEHAEEETTN
- the mnmE gene encoding tRNA uridine-5-carboxymethylaminomethyl(34) synthesis GTPase MnmE, coding for MQHETIAAISTPVGEGAIAIVRLSGPEAVEIAAKLFDGKALKTVPSHTIHYGKLIDPVTGEVAEEVMVSVMKAPKTFTREDVVEINCHGGLVSVNRVLELALQEGARLAEPGEFTKRAFLNGRIDLSQAEAVMDLIRAKTDRAMNVALKQMDGRLSRLIQQLRQELLETVAHVEVNIDYPEYDDVEEMSHNMMIEKTQYVYKEIEKLLEMAKQGKILREGLATAIIGRPNVGKSSLMNALVHENKAIVTEIAGTTRDVIEEYVNVRGVPLKLVDTAGIRETEDIVERIGVERSRQVLKQSDLILLVLNNGEDISDEDRHLFEAVKGLDVIVIVNKTDLAQRIDLEEVQKLAGDRPVITTALIEEKGIDELELAIKDTFFAGEIDGGDLSYISNVRHIQLLKQALSSLQEAMNGIEMQMPMDIVQIDVTRTWELLGEIIGDTVHESLIDQLFSQFCLGK
- a CDS encoding mechanosensitive ion channel family protein gives rise to the protein MNVEEQWTTIYDYLTSAELWTTIGLAAFKIIMIIILSMIVVRVGNNIVDRTFHNSIREKAKIKSPIVSERRENTLRKLIQNVLTYVVYFTAVVMVLSQLGLNIGALIASAGVAGLAIGFGAQNLVKDVISGFFIIFENQFSVGDNVQTAGVRGDVEEIGLRTCKIRNWTGELHIIPNGNITQVTNFSVHNSLAVLDINIPYEADLHVAEEVIMQVLLEMPADFPEIQSTPELLGVETLSTSHIVMRAIIETLPMEHFGVARVARNRIKTRLLQRNISIPAPRLVMYNKQEAADLMAESAMRGEAHE
- a CDS encoding ParA family protein, which encodes MGKVIAIANQKGGVGKTTSSVNLSACLAFLGNKVLLVDIDPQGNATSGVGVNKADVENCVYNVLVEDLEAEKVLVPTAVDYLDVIPATIQLAGAEIELVPTISREVRLKKAIDSVKDNYDYVIIDCPPSLGLLTLNALTAADTVLIPVQCEYYALEGLSQLLNTIRLVQKHLNKHLMIEGVLLTMLDARTNLGLQVIEEVKKYFQDKVYQSIIPRNVRLGEAPSHGQPIIIYDPKSRGAEVYLDLAKEVMAHGQRVGERS